From a region of the Actinopolymorpha singaporensis genome:
- a CDS encoding VOC family protein → MKITSSAVSLNVDDVSAASAFLTRHFSFVEEMAAPGFASLTREDTGMNVVFLRRGLETLPDDQRDDHARGIILAFVVEDLEGELARLQAEGVTITMPLTAEEWGERAFQVRDPNGVIVQLVDWNGPRS, encoded by the coding sequence GTGAAGATCACCTCGTCCGCCGTGTCGCTGAACGTCGACGACGTGTCGGCCGCCAGCGCTTTTCTCACCAGGCACTTCAGCTTCGTGGAGGAGATGGCCGCACCCGGCTTCGCCTCGCTGACCCGGGAGGACACCGGCATGAACGTCGTCTTCCTGCGGCGGGGCCTGGAAACCCTGCCCGACGACCAGCGGGACGATCACGCCCGCGGGATCATCCTCGCGTTCGTGGTCGAGGACCTGGAGGGCGAACTCGCCCGCCTGCAGGCCGAGGGTGTGACGATCACCATGCCCCTGACAGCCGAGGAGTGGGGCGAGCGTGCCTTTCAGGTACGTGACCCCAACGGCGTGATCGTCCAGCTCGTCGACTGG
- a CDS encoding TetR/AcrR family transcriptional regulator yields the protein MIPVPIERSSAGDPARTLALLWRDPSVVPRRGPSRGLSLDAVVDAATELADEEGLAAVTMRRVAEAVGAAPMTLYTYVRGKAELLDLMLDATYARMRRADTAGEPWRRRLTAVAEENRALYDAHPWAAGVSTLRPPLGPGLVAKYEHELAAFDGLGLTDVDRDDCLTYLLAFVQANARARIEARAAASESAMNDEQWWAAAGPLLSRVLDPQTYPLATRVGSAAGAAHGSAHDPDHAFAFGLARVLDGLAAVIDRPS from the coding sequence ATGATTCCCGTGCCGATCGAACGCAGCAGCGCCGGCGACCCCGCCCGCACTCTCGCCCTGTTGTGGCGGGACCCCTCCGTGGTGCCCCGCCGTGGTCCCTCGCGCGGCCTGAGCCTGGACGCGGTGGTCGACGCCGCGACCGAACTCGCCGACGAGGAAGGACTCGCCGCGGTGACCATGCGGCGGGTGGCCGAGGCGGTCGGCGCCGCTCCGATGACGCTCTACACCTACGTCCGGGGCAAGGCGGAGTTGCTCGACCTGATGCTCGACGCGACGTACGCCCGGATGCGCCGCGCCGACACCGCCGGGGAGCCGTGGCGCCGGCGGCTCACCGCGGTCGCCGAGGAGAACCGCGCGCTCTACGACGCGCATCCGTGGGCTGCAGGCGTCTCCACCCTCCGCCCGCCGCTGGGCCCCGGGCTCGTGGCGAAGTACGAGCACGAACTCGCCGCGTTCGACGGGCTCGGGCTGACCGACGTCGACCGGGACGACTGCCTGACGTACCTCCTCGCGTTCGTCCAGGCCAACGCCCGGGCCCGGATCGAGGCCCGTGCGGCGGCGTCGGAGAGCGCGATGAACGACGAGCAGTGGTGGGCGGCCGCGGGACCGCTGCTGTCGAGGGTGCTCGACCCGCAGACCTATCCGCTGGCCACCCGGGTCGGTTCGGCGGCCGGCGCGGCGCACGGTAGCGCGCACGATCCCGATCATGCGTTCGCGTTCGGGCTGGCGCGGGTCCTCGACGGCCTGGCCGCGGTCATAGACCGGCCGTCGTAG
- a CDS encoding SDR family NAD(P)-dependent oxidoreductase translates to MTERTLDGQVAIVTGASRGIGAVTARVLAQKGASVVCSARDEVGLAAVAEDITAAGGSAIAVPTDVGDAGAVARLVTRTVEAYGRLTIAVNNAMGGGHPPTRLADVAVDDFDSALRTGLRGVFLSMKYEIPAMLASGGGAIVNMTSTAGVHPIGGLAGYVSAKAGVIGLTRSAALDYAEAGVRVNALAPGPTATERLRAADPKSMRRITDSVPMRRMGAAEEVAAAVVWLCSPAAAFVTGTVLPVDGGMLAGAAPFGRPAPEREA, encoded by the coding sequence ATGACGGAGAGGACGCTCGACGGGCAGGTGGCGATCGTGACCGGGGCCAGCCGTGGCATCGGGGCTGTCACGGCTCGGGTGCTCGCGCAGAAAGGCGCGTCGGTGGTCTGCTCGGCGCGGGACGAGGTGGGACTGGCGGCGGTGGCGGAGGACATCACCGCGGCCGGCGGCAGTGCGATCGCCGTACCCACTGACGTCGGGGATGCCGGGGCGGTGGCCCGGCTGGTCACCCGCACGGTGGAGGCGTACGGGCGACTGACGATCGCCGTCAACAACGCCATGGGCGGCGGACACCCGCCGACCCGGCTGGCCGACGTCGCCGTCGACGACTTCGACAGCGCACTTCGGACCGGGCTGCGCGGAGTCTTCCTGTCCATGAAGTACGAGATCCCGGCGATGCTCGCCTCCGGTGGCGGCGCCATCGTGAACATGACCTCGACGGCCGGCGTGCACCCGATCGGCGGGCTGGCGGGCTACGTCTCGGCGAAGGCCGGGGTGATCGGGCTCACCCGCAGCGCCGCCCTGGACTACGCCGAGGCCGGAGTACGCGTCAACGCGCTGGCGCCCGGGCCGACCGCCACCGAGCGCCTACGGGCGGCCGACCCGAAGTCGATGCGACGAATCACCGACTCGGTGCCGATGCGCCGGATGGGCGCGGCCGAGGAGGTGGCCGCGGCCGTGGTCTGGTTGTGCTCGCCCGCGGCGGCGTTCGTCACCGGTACCGTCCTTCCGGTGGACGGCGGCATGCTGGCGGGTGCGGCCCCCTTCGGCCGGCCCGCCCCCGAGCGCGAGGCGTGA
- a CDS encoding pentapeptide repeat-containing protein — protein MNDSREELRADCARCFALCCVVPAFAASADFAIDKPARTPCPNLHPDFRCGIHDRLRPRGFPGCTAFDCLGAGQQVAQVTFGGRDWRGHPDTAQPMFDAFVVMRQLYEFRWYLTEALALTEELAAAEVREASGTGETTGRPRTPDPAAVRTLRAELTEVQDLTERHTRADVGSLRELDLDAHRSAVNPLLRRTSELVRSKSLGPTHRGGGAVGTAGRGRGRGRRSRSGGADRAGRRDRHRRRGDLRGAELPGADLLGADLRDADLRGADLRGGYLIGADLRGANLSRTDLIGADLRAADLRGAHVREALFLTRTQLAAANGDRATEVPPWFTPPAHWTN, from the coding sequence GTGAACGATTCCCGGGAGGAGCTCCGTGCCGACTGCGCGCGGTGTTTCGCCCTGTGCTGCGTCGTACCGGCGTTCGCGGCGTCGGCGGACTTCGCGATCGACAAGCCCGCCCGCACGCCCTGTCCCAACCTGCACCCGGACTTCCGCTGCGGGATCCACGACCGGCTGCGCCCTCGCGGGTTCCCCGGCTGTACGGCGTTCGACTGCCTCGGCGCGGGCCAGCAGGTCGCGCAGGTGACCTTCGGCGGCCGCGACTGGCGCGGACACCCGGACACCGCGCAGCCGATGTTCGACGCGTTCGTGGTGATGCGGCAGTTGTACGAGTTTCGCTGGTACCTCACCGAGGCGCTCGCGCTGACCGAGGAACTGGCGGCGGCCGAGGTGCGCGAGGCGAGCGGGACGGGCGAGACGACGGGGCGTCCGCGGACACCGGATCCGGCCGCTGTCCGCACACTGCGCGCGGAACTCACCGAGGTGCAGGACCTGACCGAACGCCACACCCGCGCCGACGTCGGCAGCCTGCGCGAACTCGACCTTGACGCCCACCGGTCCGCTGTCAACCCGCTCCTGCGGCGTACCAGCGAACTCGTCCGGTCCAAGTCGCTCGGACCGACACACCGGGGTGGAGGTGCCGTGGGTACGGCAGGCCGCGGGCGGGGGCGAGGCAGGCGGTCGCGTTCGGGTGGGGCGGACAGGGCAGGCCGGCGGGACAGGCACCGACGGCGCGGGGATCTGCGGGGCGCCGAACTCCCCGGAGCGGACCTGTTGGGCGCGGACCTGCGCGATGCCGACCTGCGCGGAGCGGATCTGCGCGGCGGCTACCTCATCGGTGCCGACCTGCGCGGAGCGAACCTCTCCCGGACGGACCTGATCGGTGCCGACCTGCGCGCGGCGGACCTGCGCGGTGCACACGTGCGCGAGGCGTTGTTCCTCACTCGTACGCAACTCGCGGCGGCCAACGGCGACCGAGCCACCGAGGTGCCGCCGTGGTTCACTCCGCCCGCTCACTGGACGAACTGA